Proteins found in one Muntiacus reevesi chromosome 2, mMunRee1.1, whole genome shotgun sequence genomic segment:
- the TNP2 gene encoding nuclear transition protein 2, with product MDTKTQSLPNTHTQPHSNSRSQSHACKQCSCSHHCQSRSRSCRSRSQSSSQRPRSHRRPAGRQGQSPGPSSPLRRLRYAMHSHQCPSRPVTHSCSHSKNRKNLEGKVIKRKQVKRSKQVYKRKRQSSGLPRLGEEN from the exons ATGGACACCAAGACACAGAGCCTTCCCAACACCCACACCCAGCCCCATAGCAACTCTCGGTCCCAAAGCCACGCCTGCAAGCAGTGCAGCTGCAGCCACCACTGCCAGAGCCGCAGCCGCAGCTGCCGCAGCCGCAGCCAGAGCTCCAGCCAGCGCCCGAGGAGCCACCGCAGGCCTGCTGGCCGCCAGGGCCAGAGCCCAGGCCCCAGCTCTCCTCTGAGGCGCCTCAGATACGCCATGCACTCCCACCAGTGCCCCTCGCGGCCCGTCACCCACTCCTGCAGCCACTCCAAGAACAGGAAGAACTTGGAGGGAAAGGTGATCAAGAGGAAGCAGGTCAAGAGGAGCAAGCAGGTGTAcaaaagaaagaggcagagctCAG GGCTGCCAAGGCTGGGCGAGGAGAACTAG
- the PRM3 gene encoding protamine-3 — MGSRCAKIGMGHGRGHEYSMKKLVACVSQDNFSLSSEGEEEEEEGEEEEEEEEEEEGEEEELPVQGKLLLMEARQQEEGAEDTNSGAQQSPEPKQTRS; from the coding sequence ATGGGTTCCCGCTGTGCCAAGATTGGCATGGGCCATGGCCGGGGCCACGAATACTCCATGAAGAAGCTCGTGGCCTGCGTGAGCCAGGATAACTTCTCCTTGTCGTcggagggtgaggaggaggaggaggagggcgaggaggaggaagaggaggaggaggaggaggagggagaagaggaggagctCCCGGTGCAGGGCAAGCTGCTGCTGATGGAGGCCAGGCAGCAGGAGGAAGGGGCCGAAGACACCAACTCGGGGGCCCAGCAGAGTCCCGAGCCCAAGCAGACGCGCTCCTGA